In Rutidosis leptorrhynchoides isolate AG116_Rl617_1_P2 chromosome 2, CSIRO_AGI_Rlap_v1, whole genome shotgun sequence, one genomic interval encodes:
- the LOC139894302 gene encoding cytochrome P450 81Q32-like, translating into MDETHIFSILFILVSFIIIIFNLFGHKKKRNVAPGPPSIPIIGHLHLLNGSIHRALQHLSSKYGPVMALQFGSRPVIVLSSASLAEECFTKNDIVLANRPRLLSAKYLDSECVTVGSAPYGQIWRDLRRIMSLVLFSTTKLKSYTRVREDEIRSLIKNLAKDSSFQDFAKVEMRSRIQAVSFNIVMIMVANKRYFGTDVEDFEEATKFKNIIRDVFEASGASNPGDFIAVLRWIDYKGYKKWLLKLQRESDGFSQNLIDEIRSRRSSSTPKGDDKTFIDSMLTLQESDPQYYTDNLIRGNLLSLLQAGTDTSSVTIEWAMSLLLNHPDVLEKARTELDKFIGKERLVQETDLPNLPYIQCIVNETLRLYPAGPLLVPHESSEDCTIGGFDVARGTMVLVNAWAIHRDQTIWDDSLSFKPERFEKMGNEGYKFIPFGMGRRQCPGSGLANRVVGLALAALIQCFEWERVDEELVDLSEGKGLTMPKEVPLEARCRARESMSHVLMEL; encoded by the exons ATGGATGAAACTCATATCTTCAGCATTCTTTTTATTTTAgtgtctttcattattattatttttaatttgtttGGTCACAAAAAGAAGAGAAACGTTGCACCAGGTCCCCCTTCTATCCCAATAATTGGCCATCTTCATCTATTGAATGGATCAATTCATAGAGCCTTGCAACACCTTTCTTCTAAATATGGTCCTGTCATGGCTCTTCAGTTCGGCTCACGCCCCGTTATTGTATTAAGCTCAGCGTCACTCGCCGAAGAATGCTTTACCAAAAACGACATCGTATTAGCCAATAGACCACGCCTTTTGAGTGCCAAGTATCTTGACTCTGAGTGCGTTACAGTTGGTAGTGCACCGTATGGTCAAATCTGGCGAGACCTTCGTCGTATCATGTCCCTTGTACTATTTTCAACAACTAAACTTAAATCTTACACACGTGTCAGAGAAGACGAAATTCGATCATTGATCAAGAATCTTGCTAAAGATTCTTCTTTTCAAGATTTTGCAAAAGTAGAAATGAGGTCTAGAATTCAAGCAGTGTCGTTTAATATTGTCATGATTATGGTTGCCAATAAACGCTATTTTGGGACAGATGTGGAAGATTTTGAAGAAGCTACTAAATTCAAAAATATAATAAGAGATGTATTTGAAGCTAGCGGTGCATCAAATCCTGGAGACTTCATTGCAGTTTTACGGTGGATTGATTATAAGGGGTATAAGAAGTGGCTATTGAAACTACAACGTGAAAGTGATGGCTTTTCGCAAAATCTGATAGACGAAATTAGAAGTAGACGGTCCAGTTCTACACCCAAAGGAGACGATAAGACATTTATCGACTCTATGCTTACTTTGCAGGAATCCGACCCGCAATACTATACTGATAATTTAATCAGAGGCAATCTATTG TCATTGCTACAAGCGGGTACCGACACTTCATCAGTGACAATAGAATGGGCTATGTCGCTTCTTCTAAATCATCCAGATGTATTGGAAAAAGCTAGAACAGAGCTAGATAAATTTATTGGAAAAGAACGTTTAGTACAAGAGACTGATCTCCCAAATCTACCATACATCCAATGCATCGTCAACGAAACATTGCGACTGTACCCTGCTGGGCCACTATTGGTACCTCACGAATCATCAGAAGACTGCACCATTGGAGGGTTTGATGTAGCCCGTGGAACGATGGTGTTGGTGAATGCATGGGCTATCCATAGGGACCAAACCATATGGGATGACTCATTAAGTTTCAAACCTGAGAGGTTTGAGAAAATGGGAAATGAGGGTTATAAGTTTATACCATTTGGGATGGGTCGTCGACAGTGTCCTGGTTCAGGGCTGGCGAATAGGGTTGTTGGGTTAGCGTTAGCAGCTTTGATCCAATGCTTTGAATGGGAAAGGGTTGATGAAGAACTGGTCGACTTGTCGGAAGGTAAAGGTCTGACCATGCCCAAGGAGGTACCACTAGAAGCTCGATGCAGAGCACGCGAAAGTATGAGTCATGTTCTAATGGAACTATGA